From Arctopsyche grandis isolate Sample6627 chromosome 12, ASM5162203v2, whole genome shotgun sequence, one genomic window encodes:
- the LOC143920107 gene encoding uncharacterized protein LOC143920107 has product MECRLCLCSAPAGSFVSIHDDPHPLRLVQRIWTCCQLRVRKGDHLPDMICLSCVNNLELLDSFRNACIQNDTTSRLELDKYLKVKPEEVMLEDLIWEDELGADCPPDISSSPVDGETPGRKNTSRDNVAAIIDTNTHILVEELTFRNALDKMCSTISELDHKINSVTQKNSDTRRKLHYCDICSKSFNRKAKLSEHMSVHTGVKPLKCDICSKSFNIKYKLSEHMSVHSGVKPYKCDVCFKSFPSKYRLSVHMDIHTGVRPHKCDICLKSFHRKFTLNSHMGVHTGLKPHKCELCSKTFTTKHNLSEHMGVHTGVKPHKCDTCSKSFLRKSDLNSHLRIHAGVKSHKCDICSKSFITKSVLNSHLGIHNGVKSQKCDLCSKSFLRKSDLNSHLSIHTGVKSHKCDICSKSYRRKPDLNSHMHLERFLGDPESNRYHIQNSLKFKDAKKSLKWRNIEMIEMKKFMGKVKKDNTDEYWNTDPGCATPIFVQVMSRDRFRQIWQLWHFSNNETLSDENQKLHKQLSLDESIIPWRGRLSFRVYNGAKIIKYAWDKNLWHLTTKQRIAQISENYKFENWRNIISSKNGYFVTTKFSETEKTNWKTALKVKKSSSIIDYNKFMKGVDRADQYISYYSINSKVDKEGCDVYVKLIKYKKFMYLVGRHWALNTIQNIEEEAGPSKSTLRPTSKPDHPLRISSDLRKHNLQQIDSSSKSK; this is encoded by the exons atggagtgcagactttgtctctgCTCTGCTCCAGCAGGGTCCTTCGTCTCTATCCACGACGACCCTCATCCACTGCGTTTGGTCcaacgcatttggacctgctgtcagctgcgg GTTAGGAAAGGAGACCATCTGCCAGATATGATATGCCTTTCTtgtgtcaacaatctggaattgctcgaCAGCTTTCGAAACGCTTGTATTCAGAATGACACAACGTCGAGGCTGGAATTAGACAAGTATTTGAAAGTCAAGCCGGAGGAAGTTatgctggaagatttaatatgggaagatgAGTTGGGTGCTGATTGCCCACCAGATATTTCTAGTTCACCAGTCGATGGCGAA ACACCTGGAAGAAAAAATACTTCGAGAGATAATGTGGCAGCAATAATAGATACCAATACACACATTCTAGTGGAAGAATTAACATTTCGAAATGCTTTAGATAAGATGTGCTCTACAATTTCTGAATTGGATCATAAAATCAATAGTGTGACACAAAAAAACTCAGATACTCGAAGAAAGCTGCAttattgtgacatttgttcaaaatcatttaacaGGAAAGCTAAACTAAGTGAACACATGAgtgttcatactggggtaaagccactcaaatgtgatatttgttcaaaatcttttaacataaaatataaactaaGTGAACACATGAGtgttcatagtggggtaaagccatacaaatgtgacgtttgtttcaaatcattccCTTCAAAATATAGACTCAGTGTACACATggatattcatactggggtaaggccacacaaatgtgacatttgtttaaaatcattccataGAAAATTTACACTCAATTCACATATGGGTGTTCATACTgggttaaagccacacaaatgtgaactttgttcaaaaacatttactacgaaacataATCTTAGTGAACATATGGgtgttcatactggggtaaagccacacaaatgtgacacttgttcaaaatcatttcttAGAAAATCAGACCTCAATTCACATCTGCGTATTCATGCTGGggtaaagtcacacaaatgtgacatttgttcaaaatcatttattacaAAATCAGTACTCAATTCACATTTGGGTATTCATAATGGGGTAAAGTCACAGAAATGTGacctttgttcaaaatcatttcttAGAAAATCAGACCTCAATTCACATTtgagtattcatactggggtaaagtcacacaaatgtgacatttgttcaaaatcataccGTAGAAAACCAGACCTCAATTCACACATgc ATTTAGAACGATTCCTTGGTGATCCTG AATCTAATCGGTATCACATTCAAAATTCATTGAAGTTTAAAGATGCCAAAAAATCGCTTAAATGGAGGAACATCGAGAtgatagaaatgaaaaaattcatgggaaaagtaaaaaaagacAATACAGACGAATATTGGAACACGGATCCAGGTTGTGCCACTCCTATTTTTGTTCAAGTAATGAGCAGAGATAGATTTCGCCAAATATGGCAATTATGGCACTTTTCCAACAATGAAACACTCAGTGATGAGAACCAAAAGTTACACAAA CAATTATCCCTCGATGAGAGCATCATTCCGTGGAGAGGAAGGTTATCATTTCGTGTGTACAATGGAGCAAAGATCATAAAATATG CATGGGATAAGAACTTGTGGCACTTAACGACCAAACAGAGGATTGCCCAAATTTCTGAAaactataaatttgaaaattggcGAAACATCATTTCGTCGAAGAATGGATACTTTGTTACAA CAAAATTTTCGGAAACTGAAAAAACAAATTGGAAAACTgcgttaaaagtaaaaaaatcatcgagCATCATagattacaataaatttatgaaaGGTGTTGATCGTGCCGACCAATACATTTCATATTACTCCATCAACAGCAAAGTGGACAAAGAGGGTTGTGATGTTTATGTTAAACT AATTAAATACAAGAAGTTTATGTATTTGGTCGGACGTCACTGGGCATTAAATactatacaaaatattgaagaaGAAGCTGGGCCTTCAAAATCCACACTAAGGCCAACTTCAAAACCTGACCATCCATTACGAATTTCGAGCGATCTGCGGAAGCACAATTTACAACAAATAGATTCAAGCAGCAAGTCAAA ATAA
- the LOC143919969 gene encoding uncharacterized protein LOC143919969 isoform X1: MKFGMLVVRYTRIRRIEFDEFTVTQLHLSTQLETSEMSTSRHPLSTLHSPGVCASPAQAAMDCRLCLCSAPAGCFVSIHDDPHPLRLVQRIWTCCRLRVRKGDHLPDMICLSCVNNLELFDSFRNACIQNDTTSRLELDKYLKVKPEEVLLEDLIWKDELGADCPPDICSSTVDAEIPGGKNTWNDNMAEIIDTNRHILSEELPLREALDKMCSTHSELDHKNKFQDNLFTHNLVTQKNFNTQGKLHEWDNCSKSFNRNDGLRGHMSVHTGVKPHKFEICLKSVTKKDRDRSLSGDKPFKCDICLKSFRRKYNVSVHMNIHTGVKPYKCNVCSKTFLRKNELKAHISIHSRVKPYKCDICSKSFHSKDLLRRHMFIHSVVKPHKCDICSKSFTTKRYFSAHMGIHTGVQPYKCDVCSKSFLRKNELKAHMSIHSGAKPHKCDNCSKSFRSKDLLYKHVVIHSIVKPHKCDICSKSFHRKNQLSVHKNIHTGEKPHKCDVCSKSFLSKVYLRTHMDIHSGVKSYICDICLKSFLRKNALQAHMSIHSAVKPHKCDICSKSFRLKDQLSKHIVLHSGVKPHKCGICSKSFRSKDQLCKHMVIHSAFKPHKCDICSKSFRSKDQLCKHIVIHSGVKPHKCNICSKSYLRKNDLNVHKNIHTGVVRRPD; the protein is encoded by the exons ATGAAATTCGGTATGCTCGTGGTTCGGTATACTCGTATTCGGCGGATCGAATTCGACGAATTTACAGTGACTCAACTCCATCTGTCAACTCAACTCGAAACGTCGGAAATGTCTACATCTAGGCATCCACTGTCTACTCTGCACTCTCCAGGAGTTTGTGCTTCTCCTGCCCAAGCAGCGATGGATTGCAGACTTTGTCTCTGCTCTGCTCCAGCAGGGTGCTTCGTCTCCATCCACGACGACCCTCATCCACTGCGTTTggtgcaacgcatttggacctgctgtcggCTGCGG GTTAGGAAAGGAGACCATCTGCCAGATATGATATGCCTTTCTtgtgtcaacaatctggaaCTGTTCGACAGCTTTCGAAACGCTTGTATTCAGAATGACACAACGTCGAGGCTGGAATTAGACAAGTATTTGAAAGTCAAGCCGGAGGAAGTTttgctggaagatttaatatggaaaGATGAGCTGGGTGCTGATTGCCCACCCGACATTTGTAGTTCAACAGTCGATGCCGAG atccCTGGAGGAAAAAATACTTGGAATGATAATATGGCTGAAATAATAGATACCAATAGACACATTCTGTCGGAAGAATTACCATTACGAGAAGCTTTAGATAAGATGTGCTCTACACATTCTGAATTGGACCATAAAAACAAATTCCAAGACAACTTGTTTACCCACAATCTTGTGACACAGAAAAACTTTAACACTCAAGGAAAGCTGCATGAATGGGACAATTGTTCAAAGTCATTTAATAGGAATGATGGTCTCCGTGGACACATGAGTGTTCATACAGGGGTAAAACCtcacaaatttgaaatttgtttaaaatcagttACTAAGAAAGATAGAGATAGGAGCCTCTCTGGAGATAAACcattcaaatgtgacatttgtttaaaatcattccgtAGAAAGTATAATGTCagcgtacatatgaatattcatactggggtaaagccatacaaatgtaacgtttgttcaaaaacatttcttAGAAAAAATGAACTCAAGGCTCATATCAGTATTCATAGCAGAGTAAAGccatataaatgtgacatttgttcaaaatcattccattCAAAAGATCTACTCCGCAGACACATGTTTATTCATAGTGtagtaaagccacacaaatgtgacatttgttcaaaatcatttactacgaaacgATATTTTAgtgcacatatgggtattcatactggggttcagccatacaaatgtgacgtttgttcaaaatcatttcttAGAAAAAATGAACTCAAGGCTCACATGAGTATTCATAGTGGGgcaaagccacacaaatgtgacaattgttcaaaatcattccgtTCAAAAGATCTTCTTTACAAACACGTGGTTATTCATAGTAtagtaaagccacacaaatgtgatatttgttcaaaatcatttcatAGAAAGAATCAACTCAGCGTTCATAagaatattcatactggggaaaagccacataaatgtgacgtttgttcaaaatcattcctttCCAAAGTTTACCTACGAACTCACATGgatattcatagtggggtaaagtcatacatatgtgacatttgtttaaagtcATTTCTTAGAAAAAATGCACTCCAGGCTCATATGAGTATTCATAGTgcggtaaagccacacaaatgtgacatttgttcaaaatcattccgtTTAAAAGATCAACTCAGCAAACACATAGTTCTTCATAGTggagtaaagccacacaaatgtggcatttgttcaaaatcattccgtTCAAAAGATCAACTCTGCAAACATATGGTTATTCATAGTGCGTTTAAGCcccacaaatgtgacatttgttcaaaatcattccgtTCAAAAGATCAACTCTGCAAACACATAGTTATTCATAGTggagtaaagccacacaaatgtaacatttgttcaaaatcataccTTAGAAAGAATGACCTGAACGTACATAagaatattcatactggggttgtcaggcgtcccgattaa
- the LOC143919967 gene encoding uncharacterized protein LOC143919967 yields the protein MATLILTPNDLETPLESITSPTCILVCQDRELQTSPGVCASSSRVAMECRLCLCSDPAGSFVSIYDDPHPLRLVQRIWTCCQLRVRRGDHLPDMICLSCVKNLELFDSFRNASIQNDATSRVELDKYLKVKPEEVLLEDLTWKDELGVDCPPDICSSPVDGEIPGGKNTWNDNMAEIIDTNRQILAEELPLRKALDKICSTHSELDHKNKFQANLFTHKLDLVTQKSFNTLRKMHECDICSQSYLRKNELTSHMNIHAGVKPYICDICSKSFRSKCQVYKHMLIHSGVKSHKCDICSKSYHLKYQLRRHMVIHSGLSQHKCDICSKSYLRKNQLTAHMNIHTGVNPHKCDICSKSFHSKVQLCRHIVIHSGVKPHKCDICSKAFHFKAQLSQHIVIHSGVKSHKCDICSKSFLRKNELALHMHIHTGVRPHKCDICSKSFHSKGELCRHMVIHSGIKPHKCDICSKSFHLKVQLCRHMVIHSGIKPHKCDICSKSFHFKALLSQHIVIHSGVKSYKCDICSKSFRYKYQLCNHLAIHSGVKSHKCDICSKIFCYKYQLCNHMVIHSGVKSHKCDICSRSYVRKNELTLHMHIHTGVKPHKCDICSKSFHSKGELCRHIVIHSGVKPHKCDICSKSFHLKIQLCRHIIIHSGVKSHKCDICSKSYHYKAQLYQHMVIHSGVKSHKCDICSKSFRYKYQLCNHMVIHSGVKSHKCDICSKSYHYKAQLYQHMVIHSGVKSHKCDICSESFRYKYQLCNHMVIHSGVKSGKCASGSGQSGNF from the exons ATGGCAACCCTAATTTTGACACCTAACGATCTAGAAACCCCACTCGAGTCCATCACCAGTCCCACTTGCATATTAGTCTGTCAAGACCGTGAACTCCAAACGTCTCCAGGAGTTTGTGCTTCTTCCTCTCGAGtagcgatggagtgcagactttgtctctgCTCTGATCCAGCAGGCTCCTTCGTCTCCATCTACGACGACCCTCATCCACTGCGTTTGGTGCAgcgcatttggacctgctgtcagctgcgg GTTAGGAGAGGAGACCATCTGCCAGATATGATATGCCTTTCTTGTGTCAAAAATCTGGAGTTGTTCGACAGCTTTCGGAACGCTTCTATTCAGAATGACGCAACGTCGAGGGTGGAATTAGACAAGTATTTGAAAGTCAAGCCGGAGGAAGTTTTGCTGGAAGATTTAACATGGAAAGATGAGTTGGGTGTTGATTGCCCACCCGACATTTGTAGTTCACCAGTAGATGGCGAG ATCCCTGGAGGAAAAAATACTTGGAATGATAATATGGCTGAAATAATAGATACCAATAGACAAATTCTCGCGGAAGAATTACCATTACGAAAAGCTTTAGATAAGATTTGCTCTACACATTCTGAATTGGACCACAAAAACAAATTCCAAGCCAACTTGTTTACCCATAAACTTGATCTCGTGACACAGAAAAGCTTTAACACTCTCAGAAAGATGCacgaatgtgacatttgttcacaaTCATACCTTAGAAAGAATGAACTCACctcacatatgaatattcatgctggggtaaagccatacatatgtgacatttgttcaaaatcattccgtTCAAAATGTCAAGTCTACAAACACATGCTTATCCATAGTGGAgtaaagtcacacaaatgtgacatttgttcaaaatcataccatttaaaatatcaactcCGCAGACACATGGTTATTCATAGTGGATTAAGtcaacacaaatgtgacatttgttcaaaatcataccTTAGAAAGAATCAATTAACcgcacatatgaatattcatactggggtaaatccacacaaatgtgacatttgttcaaaatcattccattCAAAAGTTCAACTCTGCCGTCACATAGTTATTCATAGTggagtaaagccacacaaatgtgacatttgttcaaaagcaTTCCATTTTAAAGCTCAACTCTCCCAACACATAGTTATCCATAGTGGAgtaaagtcacacaaatgtgacatttgttcaaaatcattccttagaaaGAATGAACTCgccttacatatgcatattcatactggggtaaggccacacaaatgtgacatttgttcaaaatcattccattCCAAAGGTGAACTCTGCCGTCACATGGTTATTCATAGTGgaataaagccacacaaatgtgacatttgttcaaaatcattccattTAAAAGTTCAACTCTGCCGTCACATGGTTATTCATAGTGgaataaagccacacaaatgtgacatttgttcaaaatcattccattTTAAAGCTCTACTCTCCCAACACATAGTTATCCATAGTGGAGTAAagtcatacaaatgtgacatttgttcaaaatctttcCGTTATAAATATCAACTCTGTAATCACTTGGctattcatagtggggtaaagtcacacaaatgtgacatttgttcaaaaatattCTGTTATAAATATCAACTCTGTAATCACATGGTTATCCATAGTGGAgtaaagtcacacaaatgtgatatttgttcacgaTCATACGTTAGAAAGAATGAACTCaccttacatatgcatattcatactggggtaaagccacacaaatgtgacatttgttcaaaatcattccattCCAAAGGTGAACTCTGCCGGCACATAGTTATTCATAGTggagtaaagccacacaaatgtgacatttgttcaaaatcattccatttaaaaattcaactcTGCCGGCACATAATTATCCATAGTGGAgtaaagtcacacaaatgtgacatttgttcaaaatcataccATTATAAAGCTCAACTCTACCAACACATGGTTATCCATAGTGGAgtaaagtcacacaaatgtgacatttgttcaaaatcattccgtTATAAATATCAACTCTGTAATCACATGgttattcatagtggggtaaagtcacacaaatgtgacatttgttcaaaatcataccATTATAAAGCTCAACTCTACCAACACATGGTTATCCATAGTGGAgtaaagtcacacaaatgtgacatttgttcagaATCATTCCGTTATAAATATCAACTCTGTAATCACATGgttattcatagtggggtaaagtcAGGCAAATGTGCATCAGGATCAGGTCAGTCAGGAAATTTCTAG